The DNA region GGAATTTCCGCCAGGAGCTTCCGCACCATCCGCTCCGTATAGTCGATCAGCGCCTCGGACGCCCGCTGCATCTGCTCCTCCCCGTACCGGCTCAGCATCTGCCGGAGCCGGCCTTCGCCGGTCCGGTTCGCCGCGAGCTGGGCCGCCAGATCCCCTTCCCGTTCCCCCGGGGTCCGCACATTGGCAAGAATCACTTGCAGCAGGGCCTGGTTCCATTTCCCGCCTTCCATGAGCTTGACGGCCGGGATCCGCAACCCTTCCTGGAAGATCTCGGAGGAGGCGGGCATCGAGCCCGGGGTCATCCCTCCGATGTCCGCGTGGTGCGCGCGACTGGCGACGTAGAAACGCGGGGAACGGGCCTCTTGTCCCGGGCCGAAGACCGGACTGACCAAGGTGATGTCGGGAAGGTGGGTCCCGCCTTCATAAGGATCGTTGAGGATCACCGCGTCGCCCGGGCCCATCGGCACCGCTTGAATCGCCCTCCGGACGGCGACCGGCATCGAGCCCAGATGAACGGGCATATGGTCGCCTTGGGCGGCCAGCCTGCCGCTCGCGTCGTAGACGGCGCAGGAGTAGTCGCGGCGCTCCCGGATGTTCGGCGAGAAAGCGGTCCGCCGCAGGACGTTCCCCATCTCCTCGGCCACCGAAACCAAGAGTGCCCGAAAGATCTCGAGTTGGATCGGGTTCATCTCCACATTCGCCAAGGGGCTTGCCCGCTTCTCCGGCGCCATCTCCAAGTCGAGGGGACCAAAAATCCTCAGCGTGCCCGGCCTTGAGCCGCCACGCACGCCGCGGCCTTGGCGACCTCGTCCTCCGACGCCAGATAGCGGTGGCTGACCGCCCGCAAATCCGAGTCGAGCTCGTAGATCAGGGGCATGCCGGTCGGGATGTTCAGGCGGACGATCTCCTCGTCCGAGAGCCTGTCGAGATATTTCACCAGCGCCCGCAGGCTGTTGCCGTGAGCCACGACGATCAGCCGCCTGCCCGCCAGAATCCGCGGCGCCAGTTCGGCTTCCCAGTAGGGGATCACGCGCTCGAGGGTATCCTTGAGGCTTTCTCCCGCGGGCAGATCCTTCAAGGGGACCGACGCATATCGGGGATCGTGGCGGGGGTGCCGCGGATCGTTCGGAGAAAGCAAGGGCGGGCGGATATCGTAGGAGCGCCTCCAGAGCAACACCTGCTCTTCCCCATACTTGCGCGCCGTCTGGCTCTTGTCGAGCCCTTGGAGCGCGCCGTAATGGCGCTCGTTGAGCCGCCAAGTGCAGACCGTGGGAAGCCACATCTGATCGAGCCGGTCGAGCACGCACCAGAGCGTGCGGATGGAACGCTTCAGAACGGAGGTATACGCTTCATCGAACCGAAAGCCGGCTTCCCTCAGGCGGTCGCCGGCCCGCAGCGCCTCCTCCTTTCCCTTCGGGGAAAGATCGACGTCCGTCCAGCCGGTGAAGAGATTCTCTTGGTTCCAGATGCTCTCTCCATGCCGCAGCAAGATCAGACGGAAGCTCATCCGTCCCTTGTAGCCGCCGCGGAGAGCCTCCGTCAAGCAGGCGCCCGAAGGGCGCGGGCCACCGCTACCGGTCGAAAAGAGCTTTCACCGCTCCTTGCACCGTCTTAAGACTCTCCGACAGCGCCTTGCCATGAACCTCCCGAGCCCTCTCCTCCTGCGTATCGCCGCCTGGCTCTCGGCAGGCTCGCTCTCGCTCATCGCCCCCTGCGCCCGAGCGGAAGCCGGCCTTCCGCCGGAAGCGGTCTTGCGAGCTCTGGCCGCCGAGTCCCGAGCCCAGAATTCCGAGTACCGCTCCTACGAAGCGGCAATCCAAGCCGCCGAGGGCCAGCTCGTCCAGCTAGGAATGCTTCCCAAGCCTCAGCTCATCGCCTTCGTCGGACCGTATTTGAGCACCGGAGGCGCGGGTCAGACGGTGCTCGGGTACCAGCAGGAGTTCGAGCTTCTCCAGCCCTTCTATTTTCCGGGCAAGGTCTCCCTCCGGAAGGCGGTCGCCCGCCGCGACGTTCTTCTAGCGCAGCTCCTGCTCAAGCAGTTCGGCCTTTCGCTCGAGGTGGCCGTCCGGTCGCTCGCCCACCAGCTCGCCGTCACCGTCGCCACCGCGGGAGTCGCCCAGGAGATCGCGGAGCGGACCAATTCGGTCATCGCATTCCTCGAGAGCCGCCCCAAGGCGGGCATCCTCGGGTACCTGGACGCCCGCATCCTGACGGGAAGCTTGATCGGCCTCGAGCAGGAAGTCCGGTGGCTCGAGGAGAGGCGCTGGTCGCTGGCGGCGCAGCTCAACGCCTACTTGGGGCGGCCGGCGGGTACCCCCGTCCCGGAGTTCCTGCTCCCGCCGGAATCCTTTCCCCCGCTCTCCGTCGAGCGGCTTTCCACGCTGGCGCAACGCCACAACGTCCTCCTGGAGATCCACCGGGTGATGATCGACCGGGCCCGCCGGCAACGGAAGGCGACGGAAATCGCCGGCTATCCCGACTTCGCCATGGGGCCCTTTTGGATGGCCTTCCAAGGGGTCAACTTCGACGCCGGGCCGGGGATCACGCTTACGGTCGGCTTGCCGGTCGGGAAGCCGGAAGTCCCCGGCATCGAAGGCGTCGCCTGGGCGGGCCAGCGCGGCAACTTGGCCACAGCCAAGGCGCAGGAGGAGCAGGCGATGGCCCTCTTCCCCGCGGCCGAGCGCAACGCGCAAAGCCTCCTCTACGCCCGCTTCTCCGCCTACGAGGCGGTGCGGAACCAGCTGGCGGTCCAGCCGCCCTCCCTGATCGCCTCGCTGCGGGATGCCGCCGCGCTCGCCGAGCGGCAGTATCGGATCGGGGCGATCGACGTCCATCGCTTCCTCGCCGCCCAGCAGCAATACCTGGCCGCCTTCCGCTCGGTGCAGGCCGCGCGGCTTGACGCCGCCCTGGCCCGGCTCGACCTCTTCTTCTTGACGGGAGGAGAGCTGGCGCCCAATGGTTCCCGCTAAATGATGGAAGCGCGCCTTTCCCTTGCCCTTATCTTCCTGCTCCCGGCCGCCTTCGGCGCGCCCGCCCCGGCGGCGAAGCCCAAAGGAGCGCTCGAGGCTCTTGTGGAGGAAGCGCTGGCGCGCAACCCCGAAATCGCCTATTACGAAGGGGCCATCGGTGCGGCCAAGGGACAGGTCGTACAGGCCCGGATCGTCCCCTATCCCCAGATCGAAGGATTCGCCGGACCCTGGTACAGCACCCCGACCGGGGGGGGGACGGCCCACGGCTGGATGCAGGAATACGCGATCTATCAGCCGGTCTTCTTCCCCGGAAAGATGTCGCTGGCCAAGGCGATCGCGGAGAAGGACGTGCGGGTGGCCGAGCTGGGGCTCCAGCAGTTCCGCCTGAGCTTGGCCACGCAGGTGCGCACGCTGGCCTACAGGCTCGGCGTCGTGACGGCCAATGCGCGGATCGCACGCGAGATCGCCGAGCGGGCGGCCGGCCTGGTCGACTTCCTGCGACGGCGGCCCGCCACTGGCGTCCAGGGGTATCTCGATCTCCGCATCCTCGAAGGCAGCCTGGTCGATCTCCAGCGGCTGGCGCGCGAGCTCGAGCAAAATCGGAGAGCCATCCAATCCCAGATCAATGCGCTGCGGGCCCGGCCGGCGGCGGCACCGGTCCCCGACACGATCTTCCCGCCGGCGCAAGCCCCTTCCCTGGACCTAGCCAGCCTTCAGGAACAGGCCAAGAACCGGAACTACGCCCTGCTGATGCGCCAGACCGAAATCGACCGTGCGGCCAGGTCGCTCGACGCGGCCAAGCTCGCCGCTCTCCCCGACTTTTCGGTCGGCCCCTTCTGGATCGGAGAAAAAGGGACCAACTTCGATCAGGGCCCGGGCCTGGTCTTTACCAGCGGGCTTCCGTTCTGGAACGACAACAAGGGCAACATCCTGACCGCCGAAGCGCAGCAGCGGCAGGCCGAAGCGCTCCACCGATCGGCGATCTGGAGCGTCCAGAGCGCGGTCGCCGCCGCCTTCGGCACCTACTTGACCACCCGCCGGCAGCTCGGGCAACAGCCGCACGACGTCATCACCCGGCTCCAGCGTGCCGCCGAGCTCGCCGACCGGCAGTACCGGCTGGGAGCGATTCCGGTGCAGACCTTCCTCGAAATGCAGCGTCAATATCTCTCCTCCGCCCAAGCCCTGTACACGGCCGCATTGGACCTGCAAACCGCACTCCTCGACTTGGAAAACCTGACGGCGGGGGCCATGGTCGCGCCCCGATGATCCGCATAGCTCCCCAAGAGGCCACCCGATACCGTGATCCCGCTTCTCACCGCGCCCCGGAAAGGAATCGCCTGCGCTTTCGGCTCCTGGCTGATCCTCTCGCCGCTGGCGGCGGCCGCCGAAAGCGGCGATTCCCCCGGCCTTTCCTCTTCGGGAGAGCCGAAGATCGTCCTCGAGGAGGCCCACCCGAAAAAGGAGGCCGAAGAGCCTCCCCGCCTTGTCGCGGGCAAGGGGCTCCTCCTCAGCGAGGTGACCCGCACGGCTCTGGGGATCAAGACCGTTCCGGTGATCGTCCACAACTTGACTCCTCTCCTGAGCGGAAGCGCGCAGGTCTACCAGGCCGCCGCCGAGCGAGCTCGGCCGAGCAGCTCGACGCGGCCCGGGGTCGCCTACGCTACGGTCTTCATCGATCCGAAAACGGCGGAGAAGCTCAAGGTCGGCAATCCGGTGCACGTGCGCCGCAAGGGTCAGCCGGCGCCGGGGGAACCCGAGAGGCCGGGGAAAATCTTTCAGATCGACCGGCAGCTCGTTCCGGTGACCGGGCAGGCTGAGCTCCTGATCGAGTTTCCCGACCCCGCGAACGACTTTCCGGTCGGCGCCTGGATCGAATTCACGACACCCCTCGGGGAAGATGCCTCCTATCCGGCGGTTCCCCAGAGCGCTCTCCTGGCGACGCCCGAAGGCAACTTCGTCTACGTCTGGGACGGCCGCTTCTACCGGAGGACGCCGATCGCCGTCGCCTTCTCGTCCGACGGGCTGGTCGCCTTCGTAGGCGATCCGCCCGCCGGCACGCCGGTCGTTTCCCGCGGGGCGGAAGACCTCTGGCTGCTGGAGCTCTCGCTCCGCCAGGGTGCAACCCAGGGTTCGTATTGAAGGCGAATTGTGCTAGCCTCGGTTTCCTTCCCGGACCAGGGGGATTGCAATG from Methylacidimicrobium sp. AP8 includes:
- the gpmA gene encoding 2,3-diphosphoglycerate-dependent phosphoglycerate mutase produces the protein MSFRLILLRHGESIWNQENLFTGWTDVDLSPKGKEEALRAGDRLREAGFRFDEAYTSVLKRSIRTLWCVLDRLDQMWLPTVCTWRLNERHYGALQGLDKSQTARKYGEEQVLLWRRSYDIRPPLLSPNDPRHPRHDPRYASVPLKDLPAGESLKDTLERVIPYWEAELAPRILAGRRLIVVAHGNSLRALVKYLDRLSDEEIVRLNIPTGMPLIYELDSDLRAVSHRYLASEDEVAKAAACVAAQGRAR
- a CDS encoding TolC family protein; the protein is MNLPSPLLLRIAAWLSAGSLSLIAPCARAEAGLPPEAVLRALAAESRAQNSEYRSYEAAIQAAEGQLVQLGMLPKPQLIAFVGPYLSTGGAGQTVLGYQQEFELLQPFYFPGKVSLRKAVARRDVLLAQLLLKQFGLSLEVAVRSLAHQLAVTVATAGVAQEIAERTNSVIAFLESRPKAGILGYLDARILTGSLIGLEQEVRWLEERRWSLAAQLNAYLGRPAGTPVPEFLLPPESFPPLSVERLSTLAQRHNVLLEIHRVMIDRARRQRKATEIAGYPDFAMGPFWMAFQGVNFDAGPGITLTVGLPVGKPEVPGIEGVAWAGQRGNLATAKAQEEQAMALFPAAERNAQSLLYARFSAYEAVRNQLAVQPPSLIASLRDAAALAERQYRIGAIDVHRFLAAQQQYLAAFRSVQAARLDAALARLDLFFLTGGELAPNGSR
- a CDS encoding TolC family protein → MEARLSLALIFLLPAAFGAPAPAAKPKGALEALVEEALARNPEIAYYEGAIGAAKGQVVQARIVPYPQIEGFAGPWYSTPTGGGTAHGWMQEYAIYQPVFFPGKMSLAKAIAEKDVRVAELGLQQFRLSLATQVRTLAYRLGVVTANARIAREIAERAAGLVDFLRRRPATGVQGYLDLRILEGSLVDLQRLARELEQNRRAIQSQINALRARPAAAPVPDTIFPPAQAPSLDLASLQEQAKNRNYALLMRQTEIDRAARSLDAAKLAALPDFSVGPFWIGEKGTNFDQGPGLVFTSGLPFWNDNKGNILTAEAQQRQAEALHRSAIWSVQSAVAAAFGTYLTTRRQLGQQPHDVITRLQRAAELADRQYRLGAIPVQTFLEMQRQYLSSAQALYTAALDLQTALLDLENLTAGAMVAPR